One genomic window of Staphylococcus hsinchuensis includes the following:
- a CDS encoding YitT family protein: MNKTIRDLIYIFIGSFIFAAGVNTFIISADLGEGGVTGLAIVLYYAFHLSPGITNFVLNAILIAVGYRYLSKRSMYLTIVATILISLFLELTGSWHIETGNILVNAVFGGLCVGLGIGIIVLAGGTTAGTTILAKIAAKYLDVSTPYALLFFDLIVVAISMTVIPIASALVTIISLYIGTKVMDFVIEGLNTKKAITIISSKPDEIADVIDQQVGRGLTILQGRGYFSQEEKDILYVVITKTQVTRAKRLIKGIDENAFLVIHDVRDVYGNGFLMEEH; the protein is encoded by the coding sequence GTGAATAAAACAATTCGTGATTTAATCTATATTTTTATTGGGTCATTTATTTTTGCTGCGGGGGTCAATACATTCATTATTTCCGCTGATTTAGGTGAAGGAGGAGTGACCGGTTTAGCGATTGTACTATATTATGCCTTTCACTTATCTCCTGGTATTACGAACTTTGTGCTAAATGCAATACTTATAGCTGTAGGATATAGATATTTGAGTAAACGTAGTATGTATCTTACAATCGTTGCTACTATTTTGATATCACTTTTTCTAGAGCTAACAGGTAGTTGGCACATTGAAACAGGAAATATTTTAGTGAATGCTGTATTTGGTGGTTTATGTGTTGGTTTAGGCATTGGAATTATCGTGCTTGCCGGAGGAACTACTGCGGGTACTACAATTTTAGCGAAAATCGCTGCAAAATATTTAGACGTAAGTACACCGTATGCATTGCTATTCTTTGATTTAATCGTCGTTGCCATCTCTATGACAGTTATTCCAATTGCGAGTGCATTAGTTACGATTATTTCATTATACATTGGTACAAAAGTAATGGACTTTGTCATAGAAGGTTTGAATACGAAGAAAGCTATTACAATCATTTCTAGTAAACCTGATGAAATTGCAGATGTGATTGATCAACAAGTAGGAAGAGGGTTAACGATACTCCAAGGTAGAGGGTACTTCTCACAAGAAGAAAAAGATATTCTTTATGTCGTGATAACGAAGACGCAAGTTACAAGAGCGAAAAGATTAATAAAAGGCATAGACGAAAATGCTTTCCTTGTTATTCACGATGTACGTGATGTATATGGAAATGGATTCTTAATGGAAGAACATTAA
- a CDS encoding NupC/NupG family nucleoside CNT transporter, which produces MFLLINIIGLFVFLGIAVLCSRNKKNIQWGSVGILVLVNLVLAWFLIYFPWGKAAVHGLANAIAWGIESAHAGTGFAFSSWVKPGGQMDMAVSALFPILLVVPLFDILMYFNILPKIIGGIGWVLAKVTRQPKFESFFGIEMMFLGNTEALAVSNEQLKRINEARVLTIAMMSMSSVSGAIVGAYVTMVPGDLVLTAIPLNIINAIIIASILNPISLEDKEDVIYSIRNNEIERQPFFSFLGDSVLNAGKLILIIIAFVISFVALSDLIDRLIHLITGGIAHLMHIKGSFGLDQILGAFMYPFALLLGLPFDEAWHVAQQMSKKIVTNEFVVMGEISKHIDSYSAHRRAIITTFLVSFANFSTIGMIVGTLKGIVDQKTSDFVAKYVPMMLLAGILVSLMTAGFVGLFAW; this is translated from the coding sequence ATGTTTTTGTTGATTAATATCATTGGGTTATTTGTGTTTCTAGGTATAGCAGTTTTATGTTCAAGAAATAAAAAGAACATCCAATGGGGTTCAGTCGGTATACTTGTATTAGTGAATTTAGTGTTAGCGTGGTTTTTAATTTACTTTCCATGGGGGAAGGCAGCTGTACACGGTTTAGCCAATGCAATTGCGTGGGGGATTGAATCAGCACATGCTGGTACAGGTTTTGCATTTTCTAGTTGGGTTAAGCCTGGTGGTCAAATGGATATGGCAGTAAGTGCTTTATTTCCAATTTTATTAGTTGTCCCATTGTTTGATATTTTGATGTATTTCAATATTTTACCTAAAATCATTGGTGGTATTGGTTGGGTGCTTGCTAAGGTTACGCGTCAGCCTAAGTTTGAATCGTTCTTCGGTATTGAAATGATGTTCCTAGGTAACACCGAAGCTCTAGCAGTATCTAACGAGCAATTAAAGCGTATTAATGAAGCGCGTGTCTTAACAATAGCAATGATGTCAATGAGTTCAGTATCTGGGGCAATTGTTGGTGCTTATGTAACGATGGTACCAGGCGATTTAGTGTTGACTGCAATTCCATTAAATATTATTAACGCAATTATCATTGCTTCAATTTTAAATCCAATTTCATTAGAGGACAAAGAAGATGTTATTTACAGTATTCGCAACAACGAAATAGAGCGTCAACCGTTCTTCTCATTTTTAGGAGATTCAGTATTGAATGCAGGTAAATTAATATTAATCATCATCGCTTTCGTCATTAGTTTTGTTGCATTATCTGATTTAATCGATCGTTTGATCCATTTAATTACTGGTGGTATCGCACATTTAATGCACATTAAAGGTAGCTTTGGTCTAGATCAAATATTAGGTGCTTTTATGTATCCATTTGCATTATTATTAGGTTTACCGTTTGATGAAGCTTGGCATGTAGCACAACAAATGTCGAAGAAGATTGTAACGAACGAATTTGTAGTCATGGGTGAAATATCGAAACACATTGATTCATATTCAGCACACAGACGAGCAATTATAACGACATTCTTAGTTTCATTTGCTAACTTCTCAACTATTGGTATGATTGTCGGCACATTAAAAGGTATTGTTGATCAAAAGACATCTGACTTTGTAGCGAAATACGTACCGATGATGTTACTTGCTGGTATTCTCGTTTCACTGATGACAGCAGGTTTTGTAGGTTTATTTGCGTGGTAA
- a CDS encoding FecCD family ABC transporter permease: MEKDHGKHRFIIIFSTSIILLFLALIVSILLGDAKVHISTIFDAIFNYKSSNQQHNIISEIRVPRDIGAILVGVALATSGAVIQGVTKNGLADPSLIGLNSGASFMLALTYAFYPSAPFLVMMLAGFLGALIGGLIVLIIGRSRSDGFNPMRIILAGAAVSALLTALSQGIALLFRLNQNLNFWSSGGVSGTTWNQLIWATPIILVSLVIIVAMSKQLTILNLGETLAKGLGQNVAVTRAVTLIISMILAGIAVAMVGQIAFIGLMVPHIVRYLIGTDYSRVIPLTAVVGGLLMLVADTLARLLGEAPVGAMISFIGLPYFLYLVKKRGRFS, translated from the coding sequence ATGGAAAAGGACCACGGAAAACATCGTTTCATTATTATATTTTCTACTAGTATCATACTGTTATTTTTAGCATTAATTGTCTCTATTTTATTAGGTGATGCTAAAGTTCATATTTCAACAATCTTTGATGCCATTTTTAATTACAAATCAAGTAACCAACAACATAATATAATTAGTGAAATAAGGGTACCAAGAGATATTGGCGCTATACTCGTTGGTGTTGCATTAGCTACTTCTGGTGCTGTCATTCAAGGCGTGACAAAGAATGGTTTAGCTGACCCGAGTTTAATAGGATTGAACTCGGGGGCTTCTTTTATGTTGGCACTAACGTATGCGTTTTATCCAAGCGCACCGTTCTTAGTAATGATGTTGGCAGGATTTTTAGGCGCATTAATTGGTGGGCTCATCGTTTTAATCATCGGAAGATCAAGAAGTGATGGCTTTAATCCGATGAGAATCATTTTAGCTGGTGCAGCTGTCAGTGCGTTATTAACGGCATTGAGCCAAGGTATAGCATTACTATTTAGATTAAATCAAAACTTGAACTTTTGGAGTTCGGGCGGGGTATCTGGTACGACATGGAATCAATTGATCTGGGCGACACCAATCATTCTCGTTTCGCTTGTTATCATCGTTGCGATGAGTAAGCAACTCACGATACTTAATTTAGGTGAAACATTAGCGAAAGGGTTAGGGCAAAATGTTGCCGTAACACGTGCTGTAACATTAATCATTTCAATGATCTTAGCAGGTATCGCTGTAGCCATGGTCGGGCAAATAGCTTTTATTGGTTTAATGGTGCCTCACATAGTACGTTATTTAATTGGTACAGACTATTCACGTGTTATTCCTTTAACAGCTGTGGTTGGAGGTTTACTCATGCTTGTTGCTGATACGTTAGCACGTCTGTTAGGCGAAGCCCCTGTAGGTGCAATGATTTCATTTATAGGATTGCCTTATTTCTTATATTTAGTTAAAAAGAGAGGGCGATTCTCATGA
- the dhaK gene encoding dihydroxyacetone kinase subunit DhaK, whose protein sequence is MKKLINEKTHFLADMLKGLSIANPQLEIKDETIVVKKNKKDKGVAIVSGGGSGHEPAHAGYVAEGMLDAAVCGEVFTSPTPDKILNAIKAVDNGDGVLLVVKNYAGDVMNFEMAQEMAEMEDIKVATVIVKDDIAVTDTEKRRGVAGTVFVHKIAGYLADEGYTLDEIQSRVEHYLPQIKSIGMALTAPMVPTTGQYGFDIDDDEMEIGIGIHGERGISRTKIQTVDQIVDQLIDALQKEVSANKLIVMVNGMGGTPQSELSIAVKYIAQVFEQQNVEVGHWFVGDFMTSLDMQGLSVTLMPYEETLSKALTAPTASPYFN, encoded by the coding sequence ATGAAAAAACTAATAAATGAGAAAACACACTTTTTAGCCGATATGCTAAAAGGTCTTTCAATAGCAAATCCACAATTAGAAATTAAAGACGAAACGATTGTCGTGAAAAAGAATAAAAAAGATAAAGGTGTCGCAATTGTATCGGGAGGCGGTAGTGGACATGAACCTGCACATGCAGGGTATGTAGCTGAAGGCATGTTAGATGCTGCTGTATGTGGGGAAGTCTTTACCTCTCCAACACCAGATAAAATATTAAATGCAATCAAAGCAGTAGACAATGGTGATGGTGTCCTTCTCGTTGTTAAAAATTATGCTGGTGATGTTATGAACTTCGAGATGGCACAAGAAATGGCTGAAATGGAAGATATCAAAGTCGCTACAGTCATTGTTAAAGATGATATAGCAGTTACTGATACAGAGAAACGCAGAGGTGTAGCTGGTACTGTGTTTGTTCATAAAATTGCTGGCTATTTAGCTGATGAAGGTTATACATTAGATGAAATTCAGTCACGTGTCGAACACTATTTACCTCAAATCAAATCGATTGGTATGGCTTTAACAGCTCCTATGGTGCCAACTACAGGTCAATATGGTTTTGATATTGATGACGATGAAATGGAAATTGGTATAGGTATTCATGGAGAAAGAGGTATCTCTAGAACAAAAATTCAAACTGTAGATCAAATTGTAGATCAACTCATTGATGCATTGCAAAAAGAAGTGAGCGCTAATAAATTAATCGTCATGGTGAATGGTATGGGCGGCACCCCGCAGTCTGAGCTCAGTATAGCCGTTAAATACATTGCACAAGTATTTGAACAACAAAATGTTGAAGTAGGGCATTGGTTCGTCGGTGACTTTATGACTTCATTAGATATGCAAGGCTTGTCAGTTACCTTAATGCCTTATGAAGAGACGCTAAGTAAAGCACTGACTGCTCCAACTGCAAGTCCTTATTTTAATTAG
- a CDS encoding ABC transporter ATP-binding protein has protein sequence MKHGNPLFYLLKRLKWPVGLIIIAVLISSLGSLTGLVVPFFTGKLVDKFSLENINWMFIVGFIGVFILNAVLSGLGLYLLSKIGEKIIYDIRSVLWRHIIHLKMPFFDKNESGQLMSRLTDDTKVINVFISQKLPNLLPSVLTIIGSLIMLFIMDWKMTLLTFVAVPIFVAIMMPLGKKMQKVSMNTQTEIANFSGLLGRVLTEMRLVKVSNTEQLELDNAHRNLKEIYHLGLKQAKITAIIQPISGLIMLLTVAIILGFGAIEISTGAISAGTLIAMIFYVIQLSAPLINLSTLVTDYRRSVGASSRIFEIMLEPTEPLDVQKQRNIRDGSLVFNKVDFKYDDSPVLSDVSFKIPTNKVTAFVGPSGSGKSTIFNIIERMYEIERGQITYGGKSIYDLTLADWRRKIGYVMQSNSLMNGTIRDNILYGINREVTDKELILYTKLANCHDFIQEFDEGYDTVVGERGLKLSGGQRQRIDIARSFVKNPDILLLDEATANLDSESERKIQDALEVLMEDRTTVVIAHRLSTIKKAQQIIFIDGGKVTGKGTHQYLMETHEKYQQFVSTQNLTD, from the coding sequence GTGAAACATGGAAATCCATTATTTTACTTATTAAAGAGATTGAAATGGCCTGTTGGATTGATTATTATCGCAGTTTTAATCTCTTCATTAGGCAGTTTAACAGGACTCGTTGTACCATTTTTCACAGGTAAATTGGTAGATAAATTCTCATTAGAAAACATTAATTGGATGTTTATTGTAGGATTTATCGGAGTATTCATACTTAATGCTGTACTTAGCGGTCTAGGATTATACTTATTAAGTAAAATCGGTGAGAAGATTATTTATGATATACGTTCTGTATTATGGAGACATATCATCCATTTAAAGATGCCTTTCTTCGATAAAAATGAAAGTGGTCAGTTAATGAGTCGTTTGACTGATGATACGAAAGTAATTAATGTCTTTATTTCACAAAAATTACCAAACTTATTACCATCAGTCTTAACAATTATTGGCTCTCTCATCATGCTATTTATAATGGATTGGAAGATGACGTTGCTAACATTTGTGGCAGTTCCAATCTTCGTAGCGATAATGATGCCACTCGGTAAGAAAATGCAGAAAGTATCAATGAATACGCAAACAGAAATTGCGAATTTCAGTGGTTTATTAGGTCGTGTGTTAACAGAAATGCGACTTGTAAAAGTTTCAAATACGGAGCAATTGGAATTAGATAATGCGCATAGAAACTTGAAAGAAATTTATCATCTCGGTTTAAAGCAAGCTAAAATCACTGCGATTATTCAACCGATTTCAGGTTTAATCATGCTATTAACGGTCGCAATCATTTTAGGATTCGGAGCAATTGAAATTTCAACTGGTGCGATTTCTGCCGGTACATTAATAGCGATGATATTCTATGTCATTCAGTTGTCTGCACCGTTAATTAATTTATCAACACTCGTTACGGATTATAGACGTTCTGTCGGTGCAAGTAGTCGAATCTTCGAAATCATGCTTGAACCTACTGAGCCATTGGATGTGCAGAAACAACGTAATATTCGAGATGGCAGTTTAGTGTTTAATAAAGTAGATTTCAAATATGATGATTCGCCTGTACTGTCAGATGTGTCTTTTAAAATTCCAACGAATAAAGTGACCGCATTTGTTGGACCATCTGGTTCAGGTAAGAGTACGATATTCAACATTATTGAACGTATGTACGAAATTGAACGTGGACAAATTACATATGGTGGTAAATCCATATACGATTTAACATTAGCTGATTGGAGAAGAAAGATTGGCTATGTTATGCAATCAAATTCATTGATGAACGGTACAATTCGAGACAATATTCTTTATGGAATTAATAGAGAAGTAACAGATAAAGAATTGATACTTTATACAAAACTTGCGAATTGTCATGACTTTATCCAAGAGTTTGATGAGGGGTACGATACAGTTGTTGGTGAACGTGGCTTGAAACTTTCAGGTGGACAACGTCAACGTATCGATATCGCACGCAGTTTCGTGAAAAACCCAGATATCTTACTGCTAGATGAAGCGACAGCTAATTTAGATAGTGAGAGTGAGCGTAAAATACAAGATGCGTTAGAAGTGTTAATGGAAGATCGTACGACTGTTGTTATCGCACATAGATTATCAACGATTAAAAAAGCACAACAAATTATATTTATTGATGGCGGTAAAGTTACTGGTAAAGGTACGCATCAATATTTAATGGAAACGCACGAAAAGTATCAACAATTTGTTTCAACACAAAACTTAACAGATTAA
- a CDS encoding FecCD family ABC transporter permease, with translation MIDPKLKYKQWISMAIVVILILLACAWSMTAGDYKMSVGTFFKTLFGFGEYTDSLILLQFRMPRMLITILAGAALAMSGAILQSVTRNPLAEPGILGINAGSGFFIALFIMIGQVNADSFIYVLPIISTIGGIVTALVIFAFSYNQRSGITPASMVLVGVGMAAALSGGSLTLMSKFDKDQSEFIASWYAGNIWGDEWSFVIAFLPWVIVLIPFLLLKSNVLNLLNTHPHIAKGVGVKIERERIVLLIVAVILSSTAVSVAGAIGFIGLMGPHIAKSIVGPRHQLFLPLSVLLGAFLLVLSDTVGKVILQPSGIPAGIIVAIIGAPYFLYLMYKTKSV, from the coding sequence ATGATAGATCCAAAGTTAAAATATAAACAATGGATAAGTATGGCCATTGTAGTTATTTTAATATTATTAGCATGTGCATGGAGTATGACTGCAGGAGATTATAAAATGTCTGTCGGTACATTCTTTAAAACACTATTTGGATTTGGTGAATATACAGATTCCCTCATATTACTTCAATTTAGAATGCCACGTATGCTTATTACAATATTAGCTGGAGCAGCATTAGCGATGAGTGGCGCCATCCTTCAAAGTGTTACACGTAATCCATTAGCTGAACCTGGTATTCTAGGTATTAATGCCGGTAGTGGATTTTTTATCGCACTCTTTATCATGATTGGCCAAGTGAATGCAGATAGTTTTATTTATGTGTTACCAATTATCAGTACAATAGGTGGAATTGTAACGGCTTTAGTCATCTTTGCGTTTAGTTATAATCAAAGAAGCGGTATTACACCAGCGAGTATGGTGCTCGTTGGTGTCGGAATGGCTGCAGCGTTAAGTGGTGGGTCACTTACATTAATGTCTAAGTTCGATAAAGATCAATCTGAGTTTATCGCTTCTTGGTATGCAGGTAATATATGGGGTGACGAGTGGTCATTTGTGATTGCATTTTTACCATGGGTAATTGTTCTCATTCCATTTTTATTACTTAAATCGAATGTGCTTAATTTATTAAATACACACCCACATATTGCTAAAGGTGTAGGCGTTAAAATAGAACGAGAACGTATAGTGTTATTAATTGTTGCAGTCATTTTATCTTCTACAGCCGTTTCAGTTGCAGGAGCAATAGGCTTTATCGGACTGATGGGACCACATATTGCGAAGTCAATTGTCGGTCCACGTCATCAATTATTCTTACCACTATCTGTTCTGTTAGGTGCATTTTTATTAGTATTATCCGATACAGTAGGTAAGGTTATATTACAGCCATCAGGTATTCCAGCAGGTATTATTGTAGCAATTATCGGTGCACCTTATTTCTTATATTTAATGTACAAAACAAAATCGGTTTAA
- a CDS encoding ABC transporter ATP-binding protein produces MSRLNGENITIGYGDNDIVNNLDVQIPDGKITSIIGPNGCGKSTLLKAMSRLLPIKNGEINLDGESLHAQSTKDIAKKIAILPQSPEVADGLTVGELVSYGRFPHQKGFGRLSAEDKKEIDWAMSVTGTFEFKHRSINDLSGGQRQRVWIAMALAQRTDIIFLDEPTTYLDISHQLEILELITQLNEQQGCTIIMVLHDINQAVRFSDYLVTMKDGDIIASGDTEEVLTKEILEKVFNIDVEISTDPRTGKPMLVTYDLCKKSYSEV; encoded by the coding sequence ATGAGTCGATTAAACGGAGAAAATATAACAATTGGCTATGGTGATAATGACATCGTAAACAATTTAGATGTTCAAATACCAGATGGGAAGATCACCTCAATTATTGGACCGAATGGTTGTGGGAAATCAACTTTACTGAAAGCTATGTCGAGATTACTTCCAATAAAAAATGGTGAAATTAATCTTGACGGGGAATCGTTGCATGCACAGTCTACGAAAGACATTGCAAAGAAAATCGCGATTTTACCACAATCTCCAGAAGTTGCAGATGGGCTAACTGTTGGAGAACTCGTGTCATATGGTCGATTTCCACATCAAAAAGGATTTGGACGTTTATCTGCAGAAGATAAAAAAGAAATAGATTGGGCCATGTCAGTGACAGGAACTTTTGAATTTAAACACCGTTCAATTAATGATCTGAGTGGTGGACAACGTCAACGCGTGTGGATTGCGATGGCACTTGCCCAACGTACTGACATTATCTTTTTAGATGAACCTACAACATATTTAGATATTTCTCATCAATTAGAAATCTTAGAATTAATTACACAATTGAATGAACAACAAGGTTGTACAATCATTATGGTATTACATGATATTAACCAAGCAGTACGCTTCTCAGACTATCTCGTAACGATGAAAGATGGCGACATTATTGCGAGCGGCGATACAGAAGAGGTATTAACGAAAGAAATCCTTGAAAAAGTATTTAACATCGATGTTGAAATTAGTACAGATCCAAGAACTGGTAAACCGATGCTAGTCACATATGATTTATGTAAGAAAAGTTATTCGGAAGTATAG
- the dhaL gene encoding dihydroxyacetone kinase subunit DhaL: protein MNVAQVKEQLLGLVKIFEEKETLLIDLDRAIGDGDHGVNMVRGFKALPDKIDDSSMQALFKSTGMTLMSNIGGASGPLYGFSFVKMSQVVAEEIDHDNLGEIVNAFSEAVAQRGKVELNEKTMFDVIERTNNALKNGETVNESILQSFADQTKDIEATKGRASYFKEESKGHIDPGAQSSVYILNALIGDE from the coding sequence ATGAACGTAGCACAAGTTAAAGAACAATTATTAGGTCTAGTAAAAATATTTGAAGAGAAAGAAACATTATTAATAGATTTAGATCGAGCGATTGGTGATGGCGATCATGGTGTAAACATGGTACGTGGTTTTAAAGCTTTACCTGATAAAATTGATGATAGTTCAATGCAAGCTTTATTTAAATCGACTGGCATGACTTTAATGTCAAATATTGGTGGAGCTTCAGGGCCGTTGTACGGTTTTAGCTTTGTAAAGATGTCTCAAGTCGTAGCCGAAGAGATTGACCACGATAATCTCGGTGAAATAGTAAATGCATTTTCCGAAGCGGTAGCGCAAAGAGGGAAAGTTGAACTTAACGAAAAGACAATGTTCGATGTAATTGAACGGACAAATAATGCTTTGAAAAATGGTGAGACGGTAAATGAATCAATCTTACAATCATTTGCTGACCAAACCAAAGATATCGAAGCAACGAAAGGTCGAGCTTCGTACTTTAAAGAAGAATCAAAAGGTCACATTGATCCGGGCGCACAAAGTAGCGTTTATATATTAAATGCTTTAATAGGAGATGAATAA